The genomic window TTAAAGTAAGTGACTCCGCATAGTGCGCCTCTACATACTCCTTAATTAGCTGCATGTTAGGATTTTGAGCTTGTCCATGTTTTGTTTGAATGCATTCTTTTACTTTTTCTATATACTCACTCAACACATCAACAACTTCTTGCGCATTATGTGCCTCATCAATTCTTTTAAAGAAAACATACTTTTTACTTTCTAATTCCTTCACATCATATTGCATATTGTTAAGCAAAACAGCTATGTTAAATATGATGTTATTAAAAAAAGCCTTGTACTCATAAATATCTAGTGTGTAATGGCCTGACATTAGTGCGGCATGTTTCATTAAATAATCAAACGTTTCAGCAAAATGCTCTCGCTTAAACTCTTCTATAAACCAATCTAAATTGAAGCTCTCAAACGTAATGTCTAGCTTCGATAAATGTTTTTCCACTAACAGATTACTATTCGGCAAATAAAAATGAGCTTGCAATAAAGTTTTCAACCCTTTATTGTAGGCGTTTTCAATTTCGAGTAAATCTATAAACATTTCGGTAAGAGCACCTTGTAAGTTGTTTTCTACTAGCCACTCATTCATGCTGTTGACAATATCCGTTTTTTCATTGTAATTAAGAAGAAACACAACTTGTTCTTTAATCGACGGGATATGGTAAGCGGCAATATCCTGCTCTGTGGTCATCCGGTCGACCACGTTTTCCTTCAAAGATTCATAGCTAAAAATAATGGTTGGCTTGATAGCTAATAAGCGGAAACAGTCAAAAGGAAAGGTTTCATTCATGGCGCTTAAATCATGGAGTGGTTCATAGCCCGCTAGTAGTCTATCTATAATGTGCTCAATACGTTGGTGACCGCTGACTTGGTCCACGATATTCAGAGAAGGAATGCGTTTGGCCGCTTTTCGTAATACCTGTAATAAGCTCTTCGCGTCAAGCTTTGGCTTTAAAATATAGTCTACGACTCCACTCTGAAATGTGGAGCGAACATAGTCGAATTCACCATAGCTACTTAAAATAATAACTTCAATGTGTGGGTATCTTTCCTTCACAATTCTTGTAAGTTCTTCCCCATCCATAATCGGCATCATGATATCCGTAATGATAATGTGTGGGTGAACAACATCAATTATCGCAAGTGCTTCCTCAC from Bacillus sp. HMF5848 includes these protein-coding regions:
- a CDS encoding response regulator transcription factor; the encoded protein is MTEKQFCRTLIVDDEILIRQGIKHYLDWEQEGFQIVGEASNGEEALAIIDVVHPHIIITDIMMPIMDGEELTRIVKERYPHIEVIILSSYGEFDYVRSTFQSGVVDYILKPKLDAKSLLQVLRKAAKRIPSLNIVDQVSGHQRIEHIIDRLLAGYEPLHDLSAMNETFPFDCFRLLAIKPTIIFSYESLKENVVDRMTTEQDIAAYHIPSIKEQVVFLLNYNEKTDIVNSMNEWLVENNLQGALTEMFIDLLEIENAYNKGLKTLLQAHFYLPNSNLLVEKHLSKLDITFESFNLDWFIEEFKREHFAETFDYLMKHAALMSGHYTLDIYEYKAFFNNIIFNIAVLLNNMQYDVKELESKKYVFFKRIDEAHNAQEVVDVLSEYIEKVKECIQTKHGQAQNPNMQLIKEYVEAHYAESLTLTEVAKHFHFNPSYLSSFFSAHNNESFVEFLSRVRIDKATKLLANHDIAISDVGEMVGYSDHSYFCKVFKKIKGQSPSQYRRKKKF